The following are encoded in a window of Amycolatopsis lexingtonensis genomic DNA:
- a CDS encoding DNA polymerase Y family protein, whose product MTDAPRLLVLWCPDWPVVAAGAAAGTPPTSPAAVFSANRVVACSAAARGSGVGRGMRRRDAQSRCPGLVVHQHDPDRDARLFEPVAAAVESQAVGVEVVRPGLVAVPVNGAAGYFGGEAALAELLIDEVAARAGVECQVGIADGLFAATLAARRSALVPRGEAEKFLAPLAITELDQPGDDRGELVAVLRRLGLRTLGAFAALAERDVAGRFPKDAITAHRLARGLSERPPLRRALPPDLSVTETFEHPLARIDEAAFVAKTLGERFFAGLARHGLACTRLAVVAITEAGEERVRVWRCAEPLTARATADRVRWQCEGWLNARDRPTAGIVRLRLDPEEVVGGQALQLQFGSLGRAADAAERAGRALVRIQGLLGPDAVVTPLLDGGRGPAERVRLVPWGEPRTPATADQPWPGRLPAPSPTHVPPHPPPATVLDATGTPVRCTERGELSRPLATVTVTDGPHPVLGSAGPWIVHHRGARLARVQVILETDDGDVALLLKVTIGDDPQWTIEGCYD is encoded by the coding sequence GCCGGAGCAGCCGCCGGTACTCCGCCCACCTCTCCCGCTGCCGTCTTCTCCGCCAACCGGGTCGTCGCCTGCTCCGCGGCCGCGCGCGGCAGCGGGGTCGGGCGGGGGATGCGCCGGCGGGATGCGCAGTCCCGCTGTCCCGGGCTCGTCGTGCACCAGCACGACCCGGACCGTGACGCGCGGCTCTTCGAACCCGTCGCCGCCGCCGTCGAGAGCCAGGCCGTCGGGGTCGAGGTCGTCCGGCCCGGGCTCGTGGCCGTGCCCGTCAACGGCGCCGCCGGGTACTTCGGTGGGGAAGCCGCGCTCGCCGAGCTGCTCATCGACGAAGTCGCCGCGCGGGCCGGGGTCGAGTGCCAGGTCGGGATCGCCGACGGGCTCTTCGCCGCGACCCTCGCCGCCCGCCGGTCGGCGCTCGTGCCGCGCGGGGAGGCCGAAAAGTTCCTCGCGCCGCTCGCGATCACCGAGCTGGACCAGCCGGGCGACGATCGCGGCGAGCTGGTCGCGGTGCTGCGACGGCTCGGGCTGCGCACCCTCGGCGCGTTCGCCGCGCTCGCCGAACGGGACGTCGCGGGCCGGTTTCCGAAGGACGCCATCACCGCCCACCGGCTCGCGCGCGGTCTGTCCGAGCGCCCGCCCCTGCGCCGCGCGCTGCCGCCGGACCTGTCGGTCACCGAGACCTTCGAGCACCCGCTCGCCCGGATCGACGAAGCCGCGTTCGTCGCGAAGACGCTCGGCGAACGCTTCTTCGCCGGGCTCGCCCGCCACGGCCTCGCCTGCACCCGGCTGGCCGTCGTCGCGATCACCGAAGCCGGGGAGGAACGCGTCCGCGTCTGGCGCTGCGCCGAACCGCTGACCGCCCGCGCGACGGCCGACCGTGTGCGCTGGCAGTGCGAAGGCTGGCTCAACGCCCGCGACCGGCCCACCGCCGGCATCGTCCGGCTGCGCCTCGACCCCGAAGAAGTCGTCGGCGGGCAGGCACTGCAGCTGCAGTTCGGTTCGCTGGGCCGCGCCGCCGACGCCGCCGAGCGCGCCGGCCGCGCCCTGGTCCGCATCCAGGGCCTGCTGGGCCCGGACGCGGTCGTCACCCCCCTCCTCGACGGCGGCCGCGGCCCGGCCGAGCGCGTCCGCCTCGTCCCGTGGGGCGAACCCCGCACCCCGGCCACGGCCGACCAGCCTTGGCCGGGCCGCCTCCCCGCCCCCTCACCCACGCACGTGCCACCCCACCCACCCCCGGCAACGGTCCTGGACGCGACAGGTACCCCGGTCCGCTGCACCGAGCGCGGCGAACTGAGCCGGCCCCTGGCAACGGTCACCGTCACCGACGGCCCCCACCCCGTCCTCGGCTCGGCGGGCCCCTGGATCGTCCACCACCGCGGCGCCCGCCTCGCCCGCGTCCAGGTGATCCTGGAAACCGACGACGGCGACGTCGCCCTGCTGCTCAAGGTCACGATCGGCGATGATCCACAATGGACAATCGAGGGCTGTTACGACTAG